A genomic region of Photobacterium swingsii contains the following coding sequences:
- the ppk2 gene encoding polyphosphate kinase 2, whose protein sequence is MTPALTDSADKLKKKDYATELERLQVELVKLQEWIKHSGMKVVVIFEGRDAAGKGGVIKRITEKLNPRICRVVALPQPTEKEKTQWYFQRYVAHLPAAGEMVLFDRSWYNRAGVEKVMGFCNEEEYEEFLRSCPEFERMLQRSGIILLKYWFSVSDEEQEKRFLERINTPIKRWKFSPMDLESRNRWAEYSAAKDRMFAYTDTKQSPWWVVDADSKKKARINCISHLLAHIPYQTLSYPDIDLPEVNKDGYVRAPLDQQTFVPDRFNK, encoded by the coding sequence ATGACCCCAGCTCTCACCGATTCTGCTGATAAATTAAAAAAGAAAGACTACGCGACCGAGCTTGAGCGACTTCAAGTTGAATTGGTAAAACTGCAAGAGTGGATAAAACACTCAGGCATGAAAGTCGTGGTTATCTTTGAAGGGCGAGACGCGGCAGGAAAAGGTGGTGTCATTAAGCGTATTACCGAAAAACTCAACCCTCGTATTTGTCGTGTTGTTGCTTTACCTCAGCCCACTGAAAAAGAGAAAACACAGTGGTACTTTCAACGCTATGTTGCGCACCTACCAGCAGCTGGTGAAATGGTGCTCTTTGATCGCAGTTGGTACAACCGCGCTGGGGTTGAAAAAGTCATGGGGTTTTGTAATGAAGAGGAATACGAAGAGTTCTTACGATCATGTCCCGAGTTCGAACGTATGCTGCAGCGTTCTGGCATTATACTGTTAAAATATTGGTTTTCAGTGTCTGACGAAGAACAAGAAAAACGGTTTCTAGAGCGTATCAATACGCCAATTAAGCGCTGGAAGTTCAGCCCTATGGACTTAGAGTCACGTAATCGCTGGGCTGAATACTCTGCAGCAAAAGATCGTATGTTTGCCTATACAGATACAAAACAAAGCCCATGGTGGGTGGTGGATGCCGACAGTAAAAAGAAAGCCCGCATTAACTGCATCTCTCACCTCTTGGCACATATCCCATATCAAACCTTGAGTTACCCCGATATTGACCTTCCCGAAGTCAATAAAGATGGTTATGTTCGTGCCCCACTCGATCAACAAACCTTTGTGCCTGATCGCTTTAACAAATAA
- the phoU gene encoding phosphate signaling complex protein PhoU yields the protein MLDNFSLGRHISGQFNAELESIRTHVLAMGGLVEQQLADSLKALHKQDAELAKRVIRDDHKVNSMEVAIDEACTRIIAKRQPTASDLRLVIAIIKTITDLERIGDVAESIAKVALENFTNKQYSLLVSLEALGLHAVRMLHEVLDAFARMDVKAAIKVYQDDDRIDREYEAVVRQLMTYMMEDPRSIPNVLKVMWSARSIERVGDRCQNICEYIIYFVKGKDVRHTSPEEIEDILKLN from the coding sequence CTGAGCTTGAGAGTATTCGTACCCATGTATTAGCCATGGGCGGCCTGGTCGAGCAGCAACTGGCTGATTCACTTAAAGCATTGCATAAGCAAGATGCGGAATTGGCTAAGCGGGTAATTCGAGATGATCACAAAGTGAATTCTATGGAAGTGGCGATCGATGAAGCTTGCACTCGCATTATTGCGAAACGCCAGCCAACGGCCAGTGATTTACGTTTGGTGATTGCGATTATTAAGACCATTACCGATCTTGAGCGAATTGGTGATGTAGCTGAGAGCATTGCTAAGGTCGCGCTTGAGAACTTTACCAACAAACAATATAGCTTGCTGGTATCGTTAGAAGCCTTAGGATTGCATGCGGTACGTATGTTACACGAGGTACTCGATGCCTTTGCGCGTATGGATGTCAAAGCGGCGATTAAAGTGTATCAAGATGACGATCGTATTGATCGTGAATACGAAGCGGTTGTGCGTCAATTGATGACTTATATGATGGAAGATCCTCGATCGATCCCTAACGTACTTAAAGTGATGTGGTCAGCCCGCTCGATTGAACGTGTCGGCGATCGCTGCCAAAACATTTGCGAATACATTATTTACTTTGTGAAAGGTAAAGATGTTCGCCATACCTCGCCAGAGGAAATCGAAGATATTTTGAAGCTTAACTAG
- a CDS encoding LysR family transcriptional regulator produces the protein MAKDLSANLDLNLLRTFIIIAQEQNLRKAAERLFVTQPAVSHALQRLRNHFDDQLFTKTKQGLSATPYAEELYHHLQPAMDSLSKALNITLTFTPAELDGKIRIALAPQFLASIGSELFLKIHQAAPQLRVEILNWSTTTLMDIHQGETLLGINYDIENTSKELVRKELMKGEALVFVRENHPYRGSVITPTEAAQYGFACLIIPDRTEQITDVEKIFALYGLPANICFRSTSAQTVLEVVKETDMLFPCVSDLFSHSHPDFRKITVKLDRYSNQYELVAFYPNKNSKEPLTLWVMGLVSELLTQRNNPITS, from the coding sequence ATGGCAAAGGATCTGTCGGCGAATTTAGATTTAAACCTACTACGCACTTTCATTATTATTGCTCAAGAGCAAAACTTGCGTAAAGCGGCTGAACGCCTGTTTGTCACTCAGCCCGCTGTTAGCCATGCACTACAACGGCTGCGAAACCATTTTGATGATCAACTCTTTACCAAAACCAAGCAGGGCTTAAGCGCAACGCCTTACGCTGAAGAGCTTTACCACCACTTACAACCTGCGATGGATAGCCTATCAAAGGCACTGAATATCACTCTGACATTCACCCCTGCTGAGCTTGATGGGAAAATACGTATCGCCCTTGCCCCGCAATTTCTCGCCTCTATTGGCAGTGAGCTCTTTTTGAAGATCCATCAAGCTGCACCTCAACTTCGAGTGGAAATCCTTAATTGGTCAACAACCACATTAATGGATATTCACCAAGGCGAAACACTGCTGGGTATCAATTACGATATAGAAAATACAAGTAAAGAATTAGTCAGAAAAGAGCTCATGAAAGGAGAAGCGCTGGTGTTTGTGCGAGAAAATCATCCTTATCGCGGATCGGTTATTACCCCCACAGAAGCCGCACAGTATGGATTTGCTTGCCTTATCATCCCAGATAGAACCGAGCAAATTACCGATGTTGAAAAGATCTTTGCGCTGTATGGGTTACCCGCAAACATTTGTTTTCGCTCAACATCCGCGCAGACTGTATTAGAAGTGGTAAAAGAAACCGACATGCTGTTTCCATGTGTGAGTGATCTGTTTTCACATTCCCACCCAGATTTTAGAAAGATTACTGTCAAACTCGATCGCTACTCCAATCAATACGAACTCGTGGCTTTCTACCCCAATAAAAACAGTAAAGAGCCACTCACCTTATGGGTGATGGGGTTAGTCAGCGAACTGCTAACCCAACGTAATAACCCAATCACTAGTTAA